The Arachis hypogaea cultivar Tifrunner chromosome 14, arahy.Tifrunner.gnm2.J5K5, whole genome shotgun sequence genome has a segment encoding these proteins:
- the LOC112743297 gene encoding zinc finger BED domain-containing protein RICESLEEPER 2-like: protein MNSETVSNLVTTGVGSEAAPVEIDEPSSKRLRQATSNVWNFFKKLGPDKDGVERAECKGCKKVFKVGGKRYGTSTIKRHLDSCTQIKHEDIGQTIAELQLKMGSLKIDSGVARDMFAGYVVAGDKPFNMVDDRRFRNWVKYISPTLKLPSRNTVKADIVKVHKREAAKLKKILVSIPNRICLTSDLWTSSTNEGFICLTAHFVDENWKLQSKILNFCHMPPPHTGYELSSKIFTLLTEWKLDKKIFSITLDNASSNDTCVEHLKSTLDVHGSLLCGGEFFHVRCSAHILNLIVQDGMKICGDAVCKIREGIKFLRKSESRMVKFKECFEDIEGLEYTTALCLDVPTRWNSLYAMLASAIPYKKAFELYKVKEAGFREYCPSLDEWRRTEKICDFLLPFYETTKLMSGTSYPTSNLYFLQVWQIQLILMNSLKNDEVLIRNMGEKMMIKFKKYWEEYSVVLAFGAVLDPRFKLNTLGSLL, encoded by the coding sequence ATGAATTCTGAAACTGTAAGTAACCTTGTTACTACTGGAGTTGGTTCTGAGGCTGCTCCGGTCGAGATTGATGAACCTAGTTCAAAAAGGCTGAGACAAGCAACCTccaatgtttggaattttttcaaAAAGCTCGGTCCAGATAAGGATGGAGTAGAACGTGCTGAGTGtaaaggatgcaagaaagtgtttAAAGTTGGAGGTAAGCGATATGGCACTTCTACTATAAAACGTCATCTTGATAGTTGTACTCAAATTAAGCATGAAGATATTGGTCAGACTATAGCAGAATTGCAACTTAAAATGGGTTCACTTAAGATTGATTCAGGAGTGGCTAGAGATATGTTTGCTGGGTATGTAGTTGCTGGGGATAAGCCTTTTAATATGGTTGATGATAGGAGATTTAGAAATTGGGTGAAATATATTAGTCCAACTTTGAAACTTCCTTCTAGGAATACGGTTAAGGCTGACATAGTGAAAGTCCATAAGAGAGAAGCtgcgaaacttaaaaaaattttagtttccaTTCCAAATAGAATTTGCTTAACATCTGATCTTTGGACTTCAAGTaccaatgaggggtttatatgttTGACTGCACATTTTGTTGATGAGAATTGGAAATTACAGAGTAAAATTCTCAATTTTTGTCATATGCCTCCTCCTCACACAGGATATGAATTGTCTTCTAAAATCTTTACGCTTTTGACTGAGTGGAAActtgataaaaagattttttccaTTACTTTGGATAATGCTTCTTCTAATGATACTTGTGTTGAACACTTGAAAAGTACCTTGGATGTGCATGGTTCATTGTTGTGTGGTGGTGAATTCTTTCATGTTCGTTGCTCTGctcatattttaaatcttattgtCCAAGATGGAATGAAAATATGTGGTGATGCAGTGTGTAAGATTAGAGAGGGTATTAAGTTTCTGAGAAAATCTGAAAGTAGAATGGTTAAGTTTAAAGAATGTTTTGAAgatattgagggacttgagtataCGACTGCATTATGTTTAGATGTTCCTACTAGGTGGAATTCACTTTATGCAATGCTTGCAAGTGCTATTCCTTATAAGAAAGCTTTTGAATTGTATAAAGTAAAAGAAGCTGGGTTTAGGGAGTATTGTCCTTCATTAGATGAGTGGAGAAGAACTGAAAAGATATGTGATTTCTTGTTACCATTTTACGAAACTACCAAGTTGATGTCTGGAACTTCTTACCCAACATCCAACTTGTATTTTTTACAAGTTTGGCAAATCCAGCTGATTTTAATGAATAGTTTGAAGAATGATGAAGTGCTTATAAGGAACATGGGAGAAAAAATGATGATTAAGTTCAAGAAATATTGGGAAGAATACAGTGTTGTTCTTGCATTTGGGGCAGTTCTTGATCCTAGATTTAAACTCAACACTTTGGGTTCATTGCTATAA